A segment of the Candidatus Cloacimonadota bacterium genome:
GATTGAATTCAAATTACTTCTTGACATCAGAAATAATGAAAATTTTCTTACCCAAAAGAAAAATTGAAAAGGTCTGGATAAAAATCTGCTGACTGAAAATGTCAGCATTTTTTTGATATTAAACTCGAACCACTGATTACAGTGGTTTGTTTGTATAAAAAGGGTGTTATGTTAGAGAAAATTGAAAAAATAGCAAAAGAAGCCTGTCTGCAGAATGATGTTGATCTCTATGATGTGGAGATCAAAAACACCACTAAAGGCAAGATTATTCTTGTTTCTCTTACTAAAATCAATGGAGTTTCGATCACAGAATGTCGGAATGTCAGCAGGATGATCAGCAATGTTCTTGATATGGAAGATATCATTCCGGGGAAATTTTTTCTTGAAGTTTCATCTCCCGGATTGGAAAGAGAACTGAAATTAAAGAAGCACTATCTCAGTGCTATTAATGAAAAAATTAAATTAACTTTCAAGATGGAAGATAAAATTATGACTGAAATTGGGATTTTAAGAGAAGTATTACCCGATCTCATCAATGTCGAAATTGAAGATAAAATTGTTTCGGTTTTTTTTCGGGATATAAAAAAAGCAAAAACATATTTTGATTTCAAGAAATAAGGAGAAATTATGAGTGCGAACTTAATGGCATCATTAGCAGAACTGGCAGCTCTGAAGCAATTAGATAAAGGCAAATTAGCAGAGATCATCAAGGAAAGTTTGTTACAAGCAGTTTCCAAAAAACTGACTTCTGAAAATGAGTTAGAAATAACTGCAGATTTTGAAACCAGTAAAATCTGTGTGAAATTCAATAAAATTGTTGTAGAAAGAGATGTATCTCTTGGTGAGATTTCTTTGGAAGATGCCTTTTATTATAAAGAAGACGCAGAATTGGGAGATAAAATTCCTGTTGAAATGCCGATCTATGAGTTTGAACCCAAAATTATCAGGAATGCCAGGAAATCAATTTTAGAAAAAATAAAATTACTAGAAGAAGACCGGATAATGTTCGATTATGAAAAGCAGAAGCATCAAATCGTAACCGGGAAAGTCAGGAAAATCGATTATAATGGTTTGATCGTAAATATCGGATATGCAGATGCTCTGTTACCGTTAGAAGAACAGGTAGAAGGTGAGTTTTTTAAAATTGGTGATATGATCAGAGCGTATGTGGTCAATATCCGCAAAAGAAAGAATGATGTAATCGTGATCTTGTCCCGCACCCGTCCGGAATTTGTTAAAAAAATATTTGAAATAGAAATACCGGAGATCAATTCTAAAGAGATTGAAATCAAGAAAATTGTGCGTGATCCGGGAATGCGGACAAAGGTTGCAGTCATATCTAATAATAAAAAAGTCGATGCTACAGCAAGTTGTTTAGGACCAAAAGGTATTCGCATCGAGCAGATCAGACAGGAAATAAACGGAGAACTGATCGATATTGTTTTATGGGATGATTCTCCTGAACAATTAGTAGCAAATGCGATTGGCTCTGATCTCGTGGAAAAAGTTTATCTTGCTGAGAGAGGAAATTTTGCACGAATAATTGTTTCGGAAAAAAATAAAAATCTGGCGATCGGTAAAAGAGGGAAAAATGTCAAACTTGCAGCCAAGTTGACTGATTATAAACTCGATATTTATACGGAAGAAGAATTTGAAAATAAAATTTCCGAAGAACGTCGGATCACAAGTCATATCAGTGATTTAGACGGAGTTACTCCTAAAATATCGGAAGTTTTACGGTTTCATGGATATACTTCGGTTCAGGATATATTTGAAGCATCTGTCGATGAATTGTGCCACTTGGAAGGTCTTGGCAAAAAAACTGCGATCAAGCTCAAGGAATCAGCAGAATATTTCTAATGCCGAATAGATCTTC
Coding sequences within it:
- the nusA gene encoding transcription termination factor NusA, which translates into the protein MSANLMASLAELAALKQLDKGKLAEIIKESLLQAVSKKLTSENELEITADFETSKICVKFNKIVVERDVSLGEISLEDAFYYKEDAELGDKIPVEMPIYEFEPKIIRNARKSILEKIKLLEEDRIMFDYEKQKHQIVTGKVRKIDYNGLIVNIGYADALLPLEEQVEGEFFKIGDMIRAYVVNIRKRKNDVIVILSRTRPEFVKKIFEIEIPEINSKEIEIKKIVRDPGMRTKVAVISNNKKVDATASCLGPKGIRIEQIRQEINGELIDIVLWDDSPEQLVANAIGSDLVEKVYLAERGNFARIIVSEKNKNLAIGKRGKNVKLAAKLTDYKLDIYTEEEFENKISEERRITSHISDLDGVTPKISEVLRFHGYTSVQDIFEASVDELCHLEGLGKKTAIKLKESAEYF
- a CDS encoding ribosome assembly cofactor RimP → MLEKIEKIAKEACLQNDVDLYDVEIKNTTKGKIILVSLTKINGVSITECRNVSRMISNVLDMEDIIPGKFFLEVSSPGLERELKLKKHYLSAINEKIKLTFKMEDKIMTEIGILREVLPDLINVEIEDKIVSVFFRDIKKAKTYFDFKK